One Streptomyces sp. NBC_01217 genomic region harbors:
- a CDS encoding NADH-quinone oxidoreductase subunit C, whose product MSENPNHEQHNNGVPAPRDETGEVIGVRKGMFGANNGGDTSGYGGLVRTVTLPGATSRPYGGWFDEVADELEGALEEQDLLPANAIEKTVVDRGELTFHIAREHLPTVARTLRDDPALRFELCTGVSGVHFLGDKGRELHAVYHLRSITHGRLIRLEVSAPDSDPHIPSLVAVYPTNDWHEREAYDFFGLVFDGHPALTRIMMPDDWQGFPQRKDYPLGGIAVEYKGAQIPAPDQRRSYS is encoded by the coding sequence GTGAGTGAGAACCCGAACCACGAGCAGCACAACAACGGCGTGCCCGCGCCGCGCGACGAGACCGGCGAGGTCATCGGCGTACGCAAGGGCATGTTCGGCGCCAACAACGGCGGCGACACCTCCGGCTACGGCGGCCTCGTCCGCACGGTGACCCTGCCGGGCGCGACGTCCCGCCCGTACGGCGGCTGGTTCGACGAAGTCGCCGACGAGCTCGAAGGGGCCCTGGAGGAACAGGACCTGCTTCCCGCCAACGCCATCGAGAAGACCGTCGTCGACCGCGGCGAGCTCACCTTCCACATCGCCCGCGAGCACCTGCCCACCGTGGCTCGAACCCTGCGCGACGACCCGGCCCTGCGCTTCGAGCTCTGTACGGGGGTGAGCGGCGTCCACTTCCTCGGCGACAAGGGCCGTGAGCTGCACGCCGTCTACCACCTGCGCTCGATCACGCACGGCCGGCTGATCCGCCTGGAGGTGTCGGCCCCGGACAGCGATCCGCACATCCCGTCGCTCGTCGCGGTCTACCCGACCAACGACTGGCACGAGCGCGAGGCCTACGACTTCTTCGGGCTCGTCTTCGACGGGCACCCCGCCCTCACCCGGATCATGATGCCGGACGACTGGCAGGGCTTCCCGCAGCGCAAGGACTATCCGCTCGGCGGCATCGCCGTCGAGTACAAGGGCGCCCAGATCCCGGCTCCGGACCAGCGGAGGTCGTACTCCTGA
- a CDS encoding NuoB/complex I 20 kDa subunit family protein gives MGLEEKLPSGFVLTTVEQAAGWVRKSSVFPATFGLACCAIEMMTTGAGRYDLARFGMEVFRGSPRQADLMIVAGRVSQKMAPVLRQVYDQMPNPKWVISMGVCASSGGMFNNYAIVQGVDHIVPVDIYLPGCPPRPEMLMDAILKLHQKIQSSKLGVNAEEAAREAEDAALKALPLIEMKGLLR, from the coding sequence ATGGGACTCGAAGAGAAGCTGCCCAGCGGCTTCGTGCTGACCACTGTCGAGCAGGCCGCCGGCTGGGTACGGAAGTCCTCCGTCTTCCCCGCCACCTTCGGCCTCGCCTGCTGCGCCATCGAGATGATGACGACCGGGGCCGGGCGCTACGACCTGGCCCGTTTCGGGATGGAGGTCTTCCGCGGATCGCCGCGGCAGGCGGATCTGATGATCGTGGCAGGGCGGGTCAGCCAGAAGATGGCGCCCGTCCTGCGGCAGGTCTACGACCAGATGCCCAACCCCAAGTGGGTCATCTCCATGGGGGTTTGCGCATCATCGGGCGGGATGTTCAACAATTACGCCATTGTTCAGGGTGTTGATCATATTGTCCCGGTTGATATTTATCTGCCGGGCTGCCCGCCGCGGCCCGAGATGCTGATGGACGCGATCCTCAAGCTCCACCAGAAGATCCAGAGCTCCAAGCTCGGCGTCAACGCGGAGGAGGCCGCCCGCGAGGCGGAGGACGCCGCGCTCAAGGCACTGCCCCTGATCGAGATGAAGGGGCTCCTGCGGTGA
- the nuoE gene encoding NADH-quinone oxidoreductase subunit NuoE: MPQLPAPAYPAEVRARLEADAKEVIARYPDSRSALLPLLHLVQSEEGFVSRTGMAFCAELLGLTTAEVTAVATFYTMYRRKPSGDYQVGVCTNTLCAVMGGDAIFDRLKQHLGVGNDETTEDGKVTLEHIECNAACDFAPVVMVNWEFFDNQTPESATRLVDDLIAGRTVEPTRGAPLCSYKETSRILAGFPDERPGAVEASGGAGPASLIGLKLAKGEEPHPRVVAPRGESTRGESGPADAPQNPDHPAGPSAEEGA, from the coding sequence ATGCCGCAGCTCCCCGCCCCCGCCTACCCGGCCGAGGTGCGCGCCAGGCTCGAAGCGGACGCGAAGGAGGTGATCGCCCGCTACCCCGACAGCCGCTCCGCGCTGCTTCCGCTGCTGCACCTGGTGCAGTCCGAGGAGGGCTTCGTCTCCCGTACGGGCATGGCGTTCTGTGCCGAGCTGCTCGGCCTGACCACCGCCGAGGTCACCGCGGTCGCCACCTTCTACACGATGTACCGGCGCAAGCCCAGCGGCGACTACCAGGTCGGTGTCTGCACCAACACGCTGTGCGCGGTGATGGGCGGCGACGCCATCTTCGACCGGCTCAAGCAGCATCTCGGCGTCGGCAACGACGAGACGACCGAGGACGGCAAGGTCACCCTCGAACACATCGAGTGCAACGCGGCCTGCGACTTCGCACCCGTCGTGATGGTCAACTGGGAGTTCTTCGACAACCAGACGCCCGAGAGCGCGACGCGCCTGGTCGACGACCTGATCGCCGGGCGCACCGTCGAACCCACCCGCGGCGCGCCCCTGTGCTCGTACAAGGAGACGTCCCGCATCCTGGCCGGCTTCCCCGACGAGCGCCCCGGCGCCGTCGAGGCATCCGGCGGCGCGGGCCCCGCGTCGCTGATCGGCCTCAAGCTCGCCAAGGGCGAGGAACCGCACCCCCGCGTCGTCGCCCCGCGCGGCGAGAGCACGCGCGGGGAGTCCGGGCCCGCCGACGCCCCGCAGAACCCGGACCACCCGGCAGGACCGAGCGCCGAGGAGGGAGCGTGA
- a CDS encoding maleylpyruvate isomerase family mycothiol-dependent enzyme, translating into MSDLAMLVGRQDDAFSAFARALTEEEWDRPSLCTGWTNKDVLAHLALGLHLPLSRMLLAMGRRRGSFDTANEDICRQYGRRHTARELIDEFDRARARPRGIGRLLPAPLMLGDHVVHHLDIALALDEPAHLSDEVANAVLKVETTIPNPFVPAAARARGLTLRTVDTGWTRPGSGALDIAGAAEHLISVLAGRPRALRHLTGSGITELTRRM; encoded by the coding sequence GTGTCTGACCTCGCCATGCTCGTGGGGCGTCAGGACGACGCCTTCTCGGCCTTTGCCCGCGCTCTCACCGAGGAGGAGTGGGACCGGCCGAGCCTGTGCACCGGGTGGACCAACAAGGACGTGCTCGCCCATCTCGCCCTCGGGCTGCACCTCCCCCTGTCCCGCATGCTCCTTGCCATGGGCCGCCGCCGAGGCTCGTTCGACACCGCCAACGAGGACATCTGCCGCCAGTACGGCCGACGCCACACCGCGCGTGAGCTCATCGACGAATTCGACCGCGCCCGAGCCCGCCCGCGCGGCATCGGACGGCTGCTCCCCGCCCCGCTGATGCTCGGCGACCACGTCGTCCACCACCTCGACATCGCCCTCGCTCTCGACGAACCCGCCCATCTCTCCGACGAGGTGGCCAACGCGGTACTGAAAGTCGAGACCACCATCCCCAACCCCTTCGTCCCCGCCGCCGCCCGCGCCCGCGGCCTCACGCTGCGCACCGTCGACACCGGCTGGACCCGCCCCGGCAGCGGCGCCCTGGACATCGCCGGCGCGGCCGAACACCTCATCTCGGTCCTGGCCGGACGCCCCCGCGCCCTCCGCCATCTCACCGGCAGCGGCATCACCGAACTGACCCGCCGCATGTGA
- a CDS encoding NADH-quinone oxidoreductase subunit A, which produces MNAYAPILVLGALGAGFAIFSVVMATLIGPKRYNRAKLEAYECGIEPTPTPAGGGRFPIKYYLTAMLFIVFDIEIVFLYPWAVTFDALGIFGLVEMLLFVLTVFVAYAYVWRRGGLEWD; this is translated from the coding sequence GTGAATGCCTACGCGCCCATCCTCGTGCTCGGCGCCCTCGGGGCAGGGTTTGCGATCTTCTCCGTGGTCATGGCCACGCTTATCGGCCCGAAGCGGTACAACCGAGCAAAGCTCGAAGCGTATGAGTGCGGTATCGAACCCACCCCCACTCCAGCCGGAGGCGGCCGCTTCCCCATCAAGTACTACCTGACGGCGATGCTCTTCATCGTCTTCGACATCGAGATCGTCTTCCTCTATCCCTGGGCGGTCACCTTCGACGCCCTGGGGATCTTCGGGCTCGTGGAGATGCTGCTCTTCGTGCTCACCGTCTTCGTCGCCTATGCGTATGTATGGCGTCGCGGCGGCCTGGAATGGGACTGA
- the nuoF gene encoding NADH-quinone oxidoreductase subunit NuoF: MTLATEINDNGSGGSPEKLLVPVLSAFWDQPESWTLETYRRHDGYEGLRKALAMSPDDLIAYVKDSGLRGRGGAGFPTGMKWQFIPQGDGKPHYLVVNADESEPGTCKDIPLLFANPHSLIEGIVIACHAIRSSHAFIYLRGEVVPVLRRLHEAVREAYEAGFLGKDILGSGLDLELTVHAGAGAYICGEETALLDSLEGRRGQPRLRPPFPAVAGLYACPTVVNNVESIASVPAILNRGKDWFKSMGSEKSPGFTLYSLSGHVTSPGQYEAPLGITLRQLLDMSGGMRPGHRLKFWTPGGSSTPMFTDEHLDVPLDYEGVGAAGSMLGTKALQCFDETTCVVRAVTRWTEFYAHESCGKCTPCREGTYWLVQLLRDIEAGKGQMADLDKLNDIADNINGKSFCALGDGAASPIFSSLKYFREEYEQHITGRGCPFDPARSTVWADDKNAHQGVNA; the protein is encoded by the coding sequence ATGACGTTGGCAACGGAAATCAACGACAACGGCAGCGGTGGCAGCCCCGAGAAGCTGCTCGTCCCCGTCCTCTCCGCCTTCTGGGACCAGCCGGAATCCTGGACCCTGGAGACCTACCGGCGCCACGACGGATACGAGGGGCTGCGCAAGGCCCTCGCCATGTCGCCGGACGACCTCATCGCCTACGTCAAGGACTCCGGTCTGCGCGGCCGCGGCGGCGCAGGCTTCCCCACCGGGATGAAGTGGCAGTTCATCCCCCAGGGCGACGGCAAACCGCACTATCTGGTTGTCAACGCAGACGAGTCGGAGCCCGGGACCTGCAAGGACATCCCGCTCCTCTTCGCCAACCCGCACAGCCTCATCGAGGGCATCGTGATCGCCTGCCACGCGATCCGTTCCTCGCACGCCTTCATCTATCTGCGCGGTGAAGTCGTCCCCGTACTGCGGCGGTTGCACGAGGCCGTGCGCGAGGCCTACGAGGCGGGCTTCCTCGGGAAGGACATCCTGGGCTCGGGGCTCGACCTGGAACTCACTGTGCACGCGGGCGCGGGCGCGTACATCTGTGGTGAGGAGACGGCGCTGCTCGACTCGCTCGAAGGGCGCCGCGGCCAGCCCCGGCTGCGACCGCCCTTCCCCGCGGTCGCCGGTCTGTACGCCTGCCCCACTGTGGTGAACAACGTCGAATCCATCGCCTCGGTTCCCGCGATCCTGAACCGCGGCAAGGACTGGTTCAAGTCGATGGGCAGCGAGAAGTCCCCCGGCTTCACGCTGTACTCGCTCAGCGGGCACGTCACGAGCCCCGGCCAGTACGAGGCGCCGCTCGGCATCACGCTGCGCCAGCTGCTCGACATGAGCGGCGGCATGCGCCCCGGCCACCGGCTGAAGTTCTGGACCCCGGGCGGATCGTCCACCCCGATGTTCACCGACGAGCACCTCGATGTGCCGCTCGACTACGAGGGTGTCGGAGCCGCCGGTTCCATGCTCGGCACCAAGGCGCTCCAGTGCTTCGACGAGACGACCTGCGTCGTGCGGGCCGTCACCCGCTGGACCGAGTTCTACGCCCACGAGTCCTGCGGCAAGTGCACACCCTGCCGCGAAGGCACCTACTGGCTGGTCCAGCTGCTCCGCGACATCGAGGCCGGCAAGGGGCAGATGGCCGACCTCGACAAGCTGAACGACATCGCCGACAACATCAACGGCAAGTCCTTCTGCGCCCTCGGTGACGGCGCCGCCTCGCCGATCTTCTCCTCGCTGAAGTACTTCCGCGAGGAGTACGAGCAGCACATCACGGGCAGGGGCTGCCCCTTCGATCCCGCCAGGTCGACCGTCTGGGCCGACGACAAGAACGCTCACCAGGGGGTGAACGCATGA
- a CDS encoding C40 family peptidase, whose protein sequence is MSHTAHIPSHRKPRRNAPKTALRAGVAGGVLSTIAVAGAAGPAQAEPVTQTIEMPTLTTGLSTAVAASAQATQQVAQDLQTQAQEDAAAATAAKTAKKAKAEAVRKAEAKKKAEAAAKAKAEAAERASRSAARTTLSATSGSTAVASSSSSSSATGSAASVIAFAQAQVGDAYVSGGTGPNSWDCSGLVQAAFRSVGVDLPRVSQSQSTAGTQVSLSNLQPGDILYWGGAGSAYHVGIYVGGGQFVGAQNSSTGVVQRPLSYDPPSGAVRVL, encoded by the coding sequence ATGTCCCACACCGCTCACATACCCAGCCACCGGAAGCCCCGCCGAAACGCGCCGAAGACGGCGCTGCGAGCCGGAGTTGCCGGTGGCGTCCTCAGCACCATCGCGGTCGCAGGCGCTGCCGGTCCCGCCCAGGCCGAGCCGGTGACCCAGACCATCGAGATGCCCACCCTCACCACCGGGCTCTCCACCGCCGTCGCCGCGTCCGCCCAGGCCACGCAGCAGGTCGCCCAGGACCTGCAGACGCAGGCCCAGGAGGACGCCGCAGCCGCGACCGCGGCCAAGACCGCCAAGAAGGCCAAGGCCGAGGCGGTTCGCAAGGCAGAGGCCAAGAAGAAGGCCGAGGCGGCCGCCAAGGCCAAGGCGGAGGCCGCCGAGCGCGCTTCCCGCTCCGCCGCCCGCACGACGCTCAGCGCGACTTCCGGCTCCACCGCCGTGGCCTCCTCTTCCTCCTCGTCGAGCGCCACCGGCTCCGCCGCCTCCGTCATCGCCTTCGCGCAGGCCCAGGTCGGCGACGCGTACGTGTCCGGCGGCACCGGCCCCAACTCGTGGGACTGCTCCGGCCTCGTCCAGGCCGCGTTCCGTTCGGTCGGCGTCGACCTGCCGCGCGTCTCGCAGTCCCAGTCCACCGCGGGCACCCAGGTCTCCCTGAGCAACCTCCAGCCGGGCGACATCCTGTACTGGGGCGGCGCGGGCAGCGCGTACCACGTCGGGATCTACGTGGGCGGCGGCCAGTTCGTCGGTGCGCAGAACTCCAGCACCGGTGTGGTGCAGCGCCCGCTGTCCTACGACCCGCCGTCGGGCGCGGTCCGCGTTCTCTGA
- a CDS encoding NADH-quinone oxidoreductase subunit G, with the protein MTVTTSAPSGGGEAALPPEDLVTLTIDGIEISVPKGTLVIRAAELLGIEIPRFCDHPLLDPAGACRQCIVEVEGQRKPMASCTITCTDGMVVRSQLTSPVAEKAQKGVMELLLINHPLDCPVCDKGGECPLQNQAMSHGGADSRFDGRKRTYEKPVAISTQVLLDRERCVLCARCTRFSNQVAGDPMIELIERGALQQVGTGEGDPFESYFSGNTIQICPVGALTSAAYRFRSRPFDLVSSPSVCEHCAGGCATRTDHRRGKVMRRLAANDPEVNEEWVCDKGRFGFRYAQQRDRLTTPLVRNADGVLEPASWPEALAAAAAGLLAARGRTGVLTGGRLTVEDAYAYSKFARIALDTNDVDFRARVHSGEEADFLAARVAGRGRDLDGTGVTYTSLEKASTVLLVGFESEEEAPGVFLRLRKANRKHGQRTYAVASHATRGLEKAGGTLLPAAPGTETEWLDAIAGGVGLDGDGAAAAEALRGGGAVIVVGERLAAVPGGLTAAVRAATATGATPVWIPRRAGERGAVEAGALPSLLPGGRPATDPRARDEVAAVWGVAELPSRFGRDTGQIVEAAATGELGALLVAGVETVDLPDPARALEALDQVGFLVSLELRPSEVTERADVVFPVAAVAEKSGTFLNWEGRARMFEAALKPEQMTRTLVPSDARVLHMLADALDVHLALPDLKSVRRELDRLGGWSGTHAADPNESSQPLPRPADGEAVLAGHRMLLDLGRLQEGDDALAGTRHAAVARLSAVTAAETGVKDGDLLAVTGPAGSVELPLKVTDMPDRVVWVPLNSVGRGVPADTGVRPGGLVRIGPAAPGTPDVTPEVGA; encoded by the coding sequence ATGACAGTCACCACGAGTGCGCCCTCCGGGGGCGGCGAGGCGGCCCTGCCGCCCGAGGACCTCGTCACGCTGACGATCGACGGCATCGAGATCAGCGTGCCCAAGGGCACCCTGGTCATCCGGGCCGCCGAACTCCTCGGCATCGAGATCCCGCGCTTCTGCGACCACCCGCTCCTCGACCCGGCAGGCGCCTGTCGCCAGTGCATCGTCGAGGTCGAGGGGCAGCGCAAGCCGATGGCGTCCTGCACCATCACCTGCACCGACGGCATGGTGGTGAGGTCGCAGCTCACCTCGCCCGTCGCGGAGAAGGCGCAGAAGGGTGTGATGGAGCTGCTGCTCATCAACCACCCGCTGGACTGCCCGGTCTGCGACAAGGGCGGCGAGTGCCCGCTGCAGAACCAGGCGATGTCGCACGGCGGCGCGGACTCCCGCTTCGACGGCAGGAAGCGGACGTACGAGAAGCCCGTCGCGATCTCCACCCAGGTGCTGCTGGACCGTGAGCGGTGTGTGCTCTGCGCGCGCTGCACCCGGTTCTCCAACCAGGTGGCGGGCGATCCGATGATCGAGCTGATCGAGCGCGGTGCGCTCCAGCAGGTCGGTACGGGCGAGGGCGACCCGTTCGAGTCGTACTTCTCCGGGAACACCATCCAGATCTGCCCGGTCGGGGCGCTGACCTCGGCGGCGTACCGGTTCCGCTCCCGGCCCTTCGACCTGGTGTCGTCGCCGTCGGTCTGCGAGCACTGCGCGGGCGGCTGCGCGACCCGCACCGACCACCGGCGCGGCAAGGTCATGCGGCGGCTCGCCGCCAACGACCCCGAGGTCAACGAGGAGTGGGTCTGCGACAAGGGCCGCTTCGGATTCCGTTACGCACAGCAGCGGGACCGGCTCACCACCCCGCTGGTGCGCAACGCGGACGGTGTCCTGGAACCGGCGAGCTGGCCCGAGGCGCTGGCCGCCGCGGCCGCCGGTCTGCTGGCCGCACGCGGCAGGACGGGTGTCCTCACGGGCGGCCGGCTGACCGTCGAGGACGCGTACGCGTACAGCAAGTTCGCCCGGATCGCGCTGGACACGAACGACGTCGACTTCCGGGCCCGGGTGCACAGCGGTGAGGAGGCCGACTTCCTGGCCGCCCGCGTGGCCGGGCGCGGCCGGGACCTGGACGGCACGGGTGTCACGTACACCTCGCTGGAGAAGGCTTCGACGGTGCTGCTGGTCGGCTTCGAGTCGGAGGAGGAGGCGCCCGGCGTCTTCCTGCGGCTGCGCAAGGCGAACCGCAAGCACGGACAGCGCACGTACGCCGTCGCCTCGCACGCCACGCGCGGTCTGGAGAAGGCGGGCGGCACGCTGCTCCCCGCCGCCCCCGGCACCGAGACCGAGTGGCTGGACGCGATCGCGGGCGGCGTCGGACTGGACGGCGACGGAGCCGCGGCGGCCGAGGCGCTGCGCGGCGGTGGCGCCGTGATCGTGGTCGGCGAGCGGCTGGCGGCCGTGCCCGGCGGGCTGACCGCCGCGGTACGGGCCGCGACCGCGACCGGGGCCACGCCGGTGTGGATCCCGCGGCGGGCCGGGGAGCGCGGTGCGGTGGAGGCGGGCGCGCTTCCTTCGCTGCTGCCCGGCGGCCGCCCGGCGACCGACCCGCGGGCCAGGGACGAGGTGGCGGCCGTCTGGGGCGTCGCCGAACTCCCGTCCCGCTTCGGCCGCGACACCGGCCAGATCGTGGAGGCCGCGGCCACCGGCGAGCTGGGCGCGCTGCTCGTCGCCGGGGTCGAGACCGTGGACCTGCCGGACCCGGCACGGGCCCTGGAGGCGCTGGACCAGGTCGGCTTCCTGGTCTCGCTGGAGCTGCGGCCCAGCGAGGTGACCGAGCGGGCCGATGTGGTCTTCCCGGTCGCCGCGGTGGCCGAGAAGTCCGGCACCTTCCTCAACTGGGAGGGCAGGGCGCGGATGTTCGAGGCCGCGCTGAAGCCCGAGCAGATGACGCGGACGCTCGTGCCGAGCGATGCGCGGGTGCTGCACATGCTGGCCGATGCGCTGGACGTCCATCTGGCGCTGCCGGACCTGAAGTCCGTACGCCGTGAGCTGGACCGGCTCGGCGGCTGGAGCGGCACGCACGCCGCCGACCCGAACGAGTCGTCGCAGCCGCTGCCCAGGCCCGCCGACGGCGAGGCGGTCCTCGCGGGTCACCGCATGCTGCTCGACCTGGGCCGGCTCCAGGAGGGCGACGACGCACTGGCCGGCACCCGGCACGCCGCGGTCGCCCGGCTCTCCGCCGTCACCGCGGCCGAGACGGGCGTGAAGGACGGCGATCTGCTCGCTGTCACCGGCCCGGCGGGCAGCGTCGAACTCCCGCTGAAGGTCACCGACATGCCGGACCGTGTGGTCTGGGTGCCGCTGAACTCCGTCGGACGGGGCGTCCCGGCCGACACCGGTGTCCGGCCCGGCGGTCTGGTCCGGATCGGCCCGGCCGCACCGGGCACTCCCGACGTCACACCGGAGGTGGGGGCGTGA
- a CDS encoding NADH-quinone oxidoreductase subunit D translates to MTTPHATPRATTEGTVYTVTGGDWDEVVESAVKSDDERIIVNMGPQHPSTHGVLRLILEIDGETVTEARCGIGYLHTGIEKNLEFRNWTQGTTFVTRMDYLTPFFNEAAYCLGVEKLLGIEDQIPDRASVLRVLLMELNRISSHLVCIATGGMELGATTIMIYGFRDRELVLDLFELITGLRMNHAFIRPGGLAQDLPPGAIDQLREFVKTMKKNLPEYDKLATGNPIFKARMQDVGYLDLTGCMALGATGPILRSAGLPHDLRKTDPYCGYENYEFDVPTADSCDAYGRFLIRLEEMRQSLRIVEQCIDRLAPGPVMVADKKIAWPAQLALGPDGLGNSLDHIKKIMGTSMEALIHHFKLVTEGFRVPAGQTYTAVESPKGELGVHVVSDGGTRPYRVHFRDPSFTNLQAMAAMCEGGQVADVIVAVASIDPVMGGVDR, encoded by the coding sequence ATGACCACTCCACACGCAACGCCTCGTGCGACGACCGAGGGGACTGTATATACAGTCACCGGCGGCGACTGGGACGAGGTCGTCGAGTCCGCGGTCAAGTCCGACGACGAGCGCATCATCGTCAACATGGGCCCCCAGCACCCGTCCACGCACGGGGTGCTGCGGCTGATCCTGGAGATCGACGGCGAGACCGTCACCGAGGCCCGCTGCGGCATCGGCTACCTCCACACCGGCATCGAGAAGAACCTCGAATTCCGGAACTGGACCCAGGGCACCACCTTCGTGACGCGCATGGACTATCTGACGCCCTTCTTCAACGAGGCGGCGTACTGCCTGGGCGTCGAGAAGCTCCTCGGCATCGAGGACCAGATCCCCGACCGGGCCAGCGTCCTGCGCGTGCTCCTGATGGAGCTCAACCGGATCTCCTCGCACCTGGTGTGCATCGCCACCGGCGGCATGGAGCTCGGCGCGACCACGATCATGATCTACGGCTTCCGGGACCGTGAGCTAGTTCTCGATCTCTTCGAGCTGATCACCGGCCTGCGGATGAACCACGCGTTCATCCGGCCCGGCGGACTCGCCCAGGATCTGCCGCCCGGCGCGATCGACCAGCTGCGCGAGTTCGTGAAGACCATGAAGAAGAACCTGCCGGAGTACGACAAGCTGGCCACCGGCAACCCGATCTTCAAGGCCCGCATGCAGGACGTCGGCTATCTCGACCTGACCGGCTGCATGGCACTCGGCGCCACCGGCCCGATCCTGCGCTCCGCCGGACTCCCGCACGACCTGCGCAAGACGGATCCCTACTGCGGATACGAGAACTACGAGTTCGACGTCCCCACCGCCGACAGCTGCGACGCCTACGGCCGCTTCCTCATCCGCCTGGAGGAGATGCGCCAGTCGCTGCGGATCGTCGAGCAGTGCATCGACCGGCTCGCCCCCGGTCCCGTGATGGTCGCCGACAAGAAGATCGCCTGGCCGGCCCAGCTCGCGCTCGGTCCGGACGGGCTCGGCAACTCGCTCGACCACATCAAGAAGATCATGGGCACCTCCATGGAGGCCCTGATCCACCACTTCAAGCTGGTGACCGAGGGCTTCCGGGTCCCGGCCGGGCAGACGTACACCGCCGTCGAGTCGCCCAAGGGCGAGCTCGGCGTCCATGTCGTCTCGGACGGCGGCACCCGCCCCTACCGGGTCCACTTCCGCGACCCGTCCTTCACCAATCTGCAGGCCATGGCGGCGATGTGCGAGGGCGGCCAGGTCGCCGACGTCATCGTCGCCGTCGCGTCCATCGACCCCGTGATGGGAGGCGTCGACCGGTGA
- a CDS encoding MraY family glycosyltransferase, with amino-acid sequence MRDYLLMLFITAAVTHLLTAPVRKFAISVGAMPEIRARDVHREPTPRLGGIAMFGGLLAGLLVASHLPHLEEIFTQSSAPRALLSGAALIWILGVLDDKWGVDSLIKLGGQVIAAGVMAFQGLTILWLPVPGTDGIYLSDWQGTLLTVALILVTINAVNFVDGLDGLAAGTVGIAATAFFLYAYRLWYGYGIESAASTTLFSAILVGMCLGFLVHNAHPARIFMGDSGSMLLGLLIAGCAISVTGEVDPSLLNQTVDGTSGTAAMVPVYIPLLLPLSVIALPVADLVLAVIRRTWNGMSPFAADKGHLHHRLLQLGHSHRRAVLLMYFWSALFSFGIVACSARGAKSWMLFGVAFICGVGLILLLQPRYGSGLSGRRRRDASPVPENTDDTDRRVHATTARRNG; translated from the coding sequence GTGCGGGACTACTTGCTCATGCTGTTCATCACGGCCGCGGTGACGCATCTCCTGACCGCTCCCGTGCGGAAGTTCGCCATCTCGGTCGGGGCGATGCCCGAGATCCGGGCGCGCGATGTCCACCGCGAACCCACTCCGCGTCTCGGCGGCATCGCCATGTTCGGCGGGCTGCTGGCCGGACTCCTGGTCGCTTCCCATCTGCCTCACCTGGAAGAGATCTTCACCCAGAGCTCGGCGCCGCGCGCGCTGCTGTCCGGGGCGGCACTGATCTGGATCCTGGGGGTCCTCGACGACAAATGGGGCGTCGACTCGCTGATCAAGCTCGGTGGTCAGGTGATCGCCGCCGGGGTGATGGCGTTCCAGGGGCTGACGATCCTCTGGCTCCCGGTGCCGGGCACGGACGGGATCTATCTCTCCGACTGGCAGGGCACTCTGCTGACCGTGGCACTGATCCTGGTCACCATCAACGCGGTCAACTTCGTCGACGGACTCGACGGGCTGGCCGCCGGGACGGTGGGCATCGCGGCGACGGCGTTCTTTCTGTACGCCTACCGGCTCTGGTACGGCTACGGGATCGAGTCCGCCGCGTCCACCACACTGTTCTCCGCGATCCTGGTGGGCATGTGCCTCGGCTTCCTGGTGCACAACGCCCACCCGGCCAGGATCTTCATGGGCGACTCGGGGTCCATGCTGCTCGGGCTGCTCATCGCCGGGTGCGCCATCTCCGTGACGGGGGAGGTAGACCCGAGCCTCCTCAACCAGACCGTCGACGGCACGTCCGGGACGGCCGCGATGGTGCCGGTCTACATTCCGCTGCTGCTGCCGCTCTCCGTCATCGCGCTGCCGGTCGCGGACCTGGTGCTCGCCGTCATCAGGCGTACGTGGAACGGGATGTCCCCCTTCGCCGCCGACAAGGGCCACCTCCACCACCGCCTGCTCCAGCTCGGCCACTCCCACCGCCGGGCCGTTCTGCTCATGTACTTCTGGTCGGCGCTGTTCTCGTTCGGGATCGTGGCCTGCTCGGCGCGCGGCGCCAAGTCCTGGATGCTGTTCGGCGTCGCGTTCATCTGCGGGGTGGGCCTGATCCTGCTGCTCCAGCCCCGTTACGGATCCGGCCTCTCCGGACGACGTCGGCGCGACGCGTCCCCGGTGCCGGAGAACACCGACGACACCGACCGCCGCGTACACGCGACAACGGCCCGCCGGAACGGATAG